Below is a window of Anaeromyxobacter sp. DNA.
TGGCGGCGGTGCTGCGGGGCAGCATGTGGCCGTAGCCGATGGTGGCCATGGTCTGGAAGGAGAAGAAGAAGGCGTCCTCGAAGGACTCGAGCCGGGCGTGCTCGATGGCCCCGTCCCCGAGCGCCAGGTAGAGGAGCGCGAAGGCGGCGATCACCAGGACGTAGCTGGCCCCCATGGTGGCGAAGAGGCGCAGCCAGCTCCAGGTGATGAGCGAGTGGTAGAGGTCGTCCACCGGGGCGCGGCGCAGGCCCACCGCCAGCACCTCCTGGCCGGCGCCGGTGCGCCCCTCCATCAGCCGCGGCCGCCCGGGCCCGCCGCGGCTCACTTCTTCTCCAGGCCGAAGTGGGCCGGCGACAGCCCCTTCCAGGCGCAGTACTCCAGCAGCTCGCGCTTCAGCAGGCCCCAGGTGAGGGCCAGCATGAGGGCGTCATCGGTGAAGCCGAGCGGCCCGAGGAAGTCGGGGATGAGGTCCAGCGGCGAGACCACGTAGAGCGCCGCCGCGGCCAGGGCGGCGATGGCCTTCCAGGGCGCGTGGTACTGGCCCTTGACGGTGTCGCGCAGCACCAGCCAGAGCAGCCGGAGCTTGGCCAGCAGCCCGGCCGGCGCGCCGCGGGCCCACCAGGGCGGGCTGGCCAGGTAGCGCCCGGCCCGCGCGGCGGCGTCGGCCACCCGGGAGGGCGTCACGTCCTCCGCGTCGCGCGACAGCTCCCTGGCCGCCGCCTCCCGGCAGGAGAGGCAGGCGGCGTTGCTGCCGCCGGGGCGGCCGCAGGCGGGGCAGGGCTTCGGGGACATCGGGCTCCGGAGTGTACCTTCGGACCGGCGGGGGTGCGTAGTCCTGGCGGGTCGAGACCCCGGTCACCGCCCGGCCCAGGCCGTCTCTCGGCAGGGTTTCCGCGGCCCTCGCGGTTGAGCCTCCCTCTCCCCTCCGGGGAGAGGGCCGGGGTGAGGGGCTCACCGGGCCAAGCGTGCCCTCGCCGATCCATCGGACGGCGCCGCCCGGACAGCGCGGCCGTGGTCCGGCCCGCAGTCTGCTGGAGCCAGGGTGCAGCGACCGACCACCTTTCGTGCTGCCCCAGGACGCACGGTACGGTAACTTCAAGTCTCACAACACCTCGACATACGGAGCGAAGCCTCCCCGTGGGGCCGTCCCTCCTCGGGCAAGGAATCGGTGATGCGCTGGCCAGCCCTGTGCTTGACGACAGTCGGACTGATGCTCCCCGTCTTGGCTCTGGGCGTGGACCCCGCCCAGCCAGGCGACGCAAGGCGTCGGCCGCCGGCGCTTCGAATGGCTGCCGGCACGCACATCAGCTTCGGCTCCATCACCCTACCGTCGGGACATGTCTACACGCTGCTCCACCTTGGGGCTCTCCAGATTGAAGGCGAGAAGGACAGGTTCCTGGGGCTCATGTACCTGAGCGAGACGGACGATCCGGCAGTTCTCCGCGATGCGGCGCAAGAGCTCTTCGAAGCGATGCAGTGGGTGCCGGAACGGGCCGGCGCCGACGCCTACGTGGTCTTCGCCTACCTCCTCCTCGCGAGAGACCAGGTCACGAAGCTGGACGACATCATGCCGTACGAGGTCCGCTTCAAGCGCACGGCCAGCGGTCCGTGGAACCGGGAAATTCCCAGTGGTCAGGTCCCGAACAGTCCCAAGGCCTGTGGGACTTGCCGGCCGCCCATGAGTGACAAGGAGGGAGTTGCCGCCGCGCGCAAGGCCGGCCTGCTCTGGCTGGGCCAGGTGATGCAGGGGAACTCCGATGAAGCTGTTCGCGCCATCGCAGCGCCAGGCAGGAGCCAGCTGACCCCTGAGAAGCTCGTCGACCTGTCCAGGCAACTGCGGGATGGCCTGGGCAGGATCGTCGAGAGAAGCGAACTGTCGGTTGTAGAGCTGCGGCAGGTTCCAGCCATGCCACCTGGGAAGTACGTGGAGCTCACTTGGCGAACCAACAGCGCGAAAGTAGGGGATCTGATCGAGCGCCTGACGATGTCTCTCGACGACGACGACCGATGGCGAGTCGTCGGCTACAGCATTCGTTAGCGCCTTGGGCGCCCTTCCAGGGCCGAGCTGGGCGAGTAGGAGGTCAGTGCTGCGCTCGCAGTTCCAGCAGGAACGCACCTGGCCTCATGGCCCGGATGCCCGCCAGCCCGGCAACCTCGAGCAGGTGGCGGTCCAAGGTCACCACGAAGGTCGCCCTGCCCGCCAAGGCTGCCGCCACCACCATGTCGTGCGTGTGAACTCGGTCCCGTTCGACCTACCGAGACTTCGTGCCGCAGGCCCAGCGAGCGCCCGGACGGAGCAGTTCACACGTGTGAAGCGATATCGCTTCGGGTCCCCTACCCGCCCTAGACCGGCGGAAGCGAACGCTCCCGCAGCGCGAAGTCTCGGCTGGGGGCCACCGCCGCCAGGAGCTCGAAGAGCTTCTCGACCGAGGGGACGCTCCGCCCCTGTTCGTAGCGCGCGTAGGCGGTCTTGGACCGAGCCCCCAGGCGCCTCGCCACCTCGGACAGCGAGAGCCCATGCTTCTCCCGCTGCCGCCGGAGCATCACCGCGACGAGCGCAGCGGTGTCCGGCGTCCCGACCTCGAGGTCGGCGCCTTCGCCATGGAAGACCTCCACCTCGAACCCGGCCTTGCCGGCCATGGTCTCGATCAGGTCCGCCAGCATGCGGAGGGCCTCGGCGCGGCTCCGGCCCTGCGTCAGGGCGTCCAGCATCGGCACCTCCGCCAACCAGTGTCGGCCCTCCCTCCAGACTCGGCCCGCCAGGCGCATCACTCGCTCCCTTGCTTGGAGGCTGCCTTGGCCAGGATTCGGCGAGCCAGCAGTTCGCTCACCTCGGCGTGGCGCGGGACGTACTCGAGCCGCTCACCGTCCGTCCAGACGTCGTGGTTCCCCCCGTGCCGCAGGAGGGTCCAGCCGAGTTCCCTGAGGCGGCGCTCCAGCTCACGCCGCCTCACTTGTCCCACCGTACACAGATACGTGTCCGACGGACAAGTCGGTCTTCCGCTCCATGCCCGACGGTGGCCCGCATCCCCCGGGCCACTGCAGGCCCCGTTCCAGTGAACCACTTCGAGGCCTTGGCGGATTTCCGGCGGCGTTGGTCCGCGCCGCGGCCGGTGCGGACGCGCGGCGGAACTCTGGGCCGGGGTCAGCGCGGCCCATCGAGGGCCGAGAGCCCCTCGGGGTAGGGCGCCCGCACCAGCCCACGCTCGGTGATGAGCGCGGTGACCAGCGACGCCGGGGTCACGTCGAAGGCGGGGTAGCGGGCCGGCACGCCCACCGGGGCGATGCGCTGGCCGCCGATGACCAGCACCTCGTCGGCGCCGCGCTCCTCGATGGGGATGGCGTCGCCGTCCGGGGTGGCGCGGTCCACCGTGGACCACGGGGCCGCCACGTAGAAGGGCAGGTGGTGGTGCGCCGCCAGCACGGCCAGCGAGTAGGTGCCGATCTTGTTGGCCACGTCGCCGTTGGCGGCCACGCGGTCGGCCCCCACCACCACGCAGGAGATCTCGCCGCGCGACATGAGCCAGCCGGCCATGCCGTCGGTGAGCACCGTCACCGGGATGCCGTCGCGGTGCAGCTCCCAGGCGGTCAGGCGCGCCCCCTGGAAGAAGGGCCGGGTCTCGTCGGCCAGCACCCGCACCCGGTTGCCGGCCTCCACCGCGGCGCGCACCACGCCGAGCGCGGTGCCGTAGCCGGCGGTGGCCAGCGCCCCGGCGTTGCAGTGGGTCAGGACGGTGGCGCCCGGCGGCAGGAGCGGCGCGCCCAGCGCCCCCAGGCGGCGGCAGGCGGCCTCGTCCTCGTCGCGGATGGCGTGGGCCTCGGCCAGCACCTCGGCGGCGCCGAGCCCGATGCGCCGGCCGATGCGCCGCACCGCCCACTCCAGGTTCACCGCGGTGGGCCGGGCGTGGGCCAGGGTCTCGGAGGCCTCGCGCAGCCGCTGCACGGTGGCGCCGCGCCGGGCCTCCACCGCCACGCCGTAGGCCGCCGCCACCCCGATGGCCGGGGCGCCGCGCACCGCCAGGGTGCGGATGGCGTCGGCCACCTGGTCGGCGCTGGAGAGCTCCAGCCAGGTCTCCTCGCCGGGCAGGCGGCGCTGGTCGAGCAGCCGCACCAGGTCGCGCCCCTCGTCGTAGAGGACGGGGCGCAGCGGCTCGCGGGTGGTCATGTCGGGGGGTCCTTGGGTGGGCCGAGCCGGCCCGCGGCGCGCAGGGCGAAGTAGCCGGCGGCGGCGCCGGTGATCAGGGCGGCGGGGCTCCGCTCCAGCGCCAGCACCAGCGTGACCACCGCGGAGCCCACCGCGGCGGCCAGCAGGAAGCCGCGGCTCGGCCCGCCCGCCGAGCCCGCCCCGGCGGCGCCGGCGCCCCACCCGGCCCAGGCCATCAGTGGCCCCCCAGCTTCTTCTTGAGGAGGGCGTTCACCACCGCCGGGTTCCCCTGGCCCTTCAGGG
It encodes the following:
- a CDS encoding DUF1232 domain-containing protein, giving the protein MSPKPCPACGRPGGSNAACLSCREAAARELSRDAEDVTPSRVADAAARAGRYLASPPWWARGAPAGLLAKLRLLWLVLRDTVKGQYHAPWKAIAALAAAALYVVSPLDLIPDFLGPLGFTDDALMLALTWGLLKRELLEYCAWKGLSPAHFGLEKK
- a CDS encoding DUF4019 domain-containing protein, translating into MLPVLALGVDPAQPGDARRRPPALRMAAGTHISFGSITLPSGHVYTLLHLGALQIEGEKDRFLGLMYLSETDDPAVLRDAAQELFEAMQWVPERAGADAYVVFAYLLLARDQVTKLDDIMPYEVRFKRTASGPWNREIPSGQVPNSPKACGTCRPPMSDKEGVAAARKAGLLWLGQVMQGNSDEAVRAIAAPGRSQLTPEKLVDLSRQLRDGLGRIVERSELSVVELRQVPAMPPGKYVELTWRTNSAKVGDLIERLTMSLDDDDRWRVVGYSIR
- a CDS encoding helix-turn-helix transcriptional regulator, producing MLDALTQGRSRAEALRMLADLIETMAGKAGFEVEVFHGEGADLEVGTPDTAALVAVMLRRQREKHGLSLSEVARRLGARSKTAYARYEQGRSVPSVEKLFELLAAVAPSRDFALRERSLPPV
- a CDS encoding type II toxin-antitoxin system HicA family toxin; this encodes MRRRELERRLRELGWTLLRHGGNHDVWTDGERLEYVPRHAEVSELLARRILAKAASKQGSE
- the mtnA gene encoding S-methyl-5-thioribose-1-phosphate isomerase, which produces MTTREPLRPVLYDEGRDLVRLLDQRRLPGEETWLELSSADQVADAIRTLAVRGAPAIGVAAAYGVAVEARRGATVQRLREASETLAHARPTAVNLEWAVRRIGRRIGLGAAEVLAEAHAIRDEDEAACRRLGALGAPLLPPGATVLTHCNAGALATAGYGTALGVVRAAVEAGNRVRVLADETRPFFQGARLTAWELHRDGIPVTVLTDGMAGWLMSRGEISCVVVGADRVAANGDVANKIGTYSLAVLAAHHHLPFYVAAPWSTVDRATPDGDAIPIEERGADEVLVIGGQRIAPVGVPARYPAFDVTPASLVTALITERGLVRAPYPEGLSALDGPR